One Molothrus ater isolate BHLD 08-10-18 breed brown headed cowbird chromosome 14, BPBGC_Mater_1.1, whole genome shotgun sequence DNA segment encodes these proteins:
- the TMEM255A gene encoding transmembrane protein 255A isoform X1, protein MRQSLTQQRPAGVALPDSVGSFNRRKRNSLYVTVTLLIVSVLILTVGLAATTRTQNVTVGGYYPGVILGFGSFLGIIGSNLIENKRQMLVASIVFISFGVIAAFCCAIVDGVFAARHIDLRPLYAGRCQYYSKSTTPPEAVCHPQRRAPCTPKIKTNTCFCCDLYNCGNRVEISGGYYEYIDVSSCQDIIHLYHLLWSATILNIVGLFLGIITAAILGGFKDMTPSLPTLNCSVENAHPSVTYYSRPQVTSYNSYYHSTPHLPPYSAYDFQHSSVFPASTPSGLSDDPQALSPSPSYMWASNAPPRYSPPYFPPFEKPPPYTP, encoded by the exons ATGCGGCAGTCCCTGACTCAGCAGCGCCCGGCCGGCGTGGCCCTGCCCGACTCCGTGG gGTCATtcaatagaagaaaaagaaattccctCTACGTAACTGTGACTCTCCTCATTGTGTCAGTGTTGATTCTAACGGTGGGCCTAGCTGCTACAACAAGAACCCAAAATGTGACTGTTGGAGGTTATTACCCAGGGGTTATT CTTGGTTTTGGGTCGTTCCTTGGAATAATCGGATCAAACTTGatagaaaacaaaagacaaatg ctGGTTGCATCGATCGTCTTCATCAGCTTTGGTGTGATCGCCGCGTTCTGCTGTGCCATTGTGGACGGCGTCTTTGCTGCCAGACACATC GACCTGCGGCCGCTGTACGCGGGGCGCTGTCAGTACTACTCCAAGAGCACCACCCCACCTGAg GCGGTCTGTCACCCACAGCGCCGTGCCCCCTGCACACcgaaaataaaaaccaacacCTGCTTCTGCTGTGACCTGTACAACTGTGGGAA CAGAGTAGAGATTTCTGGAGGGTACTATGAGTACATTGAtgtcagcagctgccaggacatCATCCACCTTTACCACTTGCTCTGGTCGGCAACAATTCTGAACATAGTGGGGCTGTTCCTAGGGATCATTACAGCAGCAATACTTGGAGGCTTTAAAGACATG ACTCCTTCCCTCCCTACGCTGAACTGCAGTGTTGAGAATGCACACCCTTCAGTGACCTACTACTCCAGGCCACAGGTGACATCCTACAACTCCTACTACCACAGCACTCCTCACCTGCCTCCCTACTCTGCTTATGACTTTCAG CATTCCAGCGTGTTTCCAGCCTCCACTCCTTCTGGCCTCTCGGATGACCCCCAGGCCCTGTCACCATCCCCCAGCTATATGTGGGCCTCCAATGCACCCCCTCGTTACTCACCACCCTATTTCCCACCTTTTGAGAAGCCACCACCTTACACGCCATAA
- the ZBTB33 gene encoding transcriptional regulator Kaiso isoform X1 — translation MDARTAAAEGMEGKKLISATDTQYSSVLLQSLNEQRGHGLFCDVTVIVEDRKFRAHRNILSASSTYFHQLFSVAGQVVELSFVRAEIFAEILNYIYSSKIISVRSDLLDELIKSGQELGVKFIADLGIPPAEGKNVPSEVKDSASKSSASSPNQRDAETQVTVIRPEGQEAADGMPVITQSFSLHGIEYETTKITVSDSDEEDDDVIFCSEIVPPKECTKDKNAASQNQPCSSPAGASDQKSCGSGGSPHLTNSPAAQNLTLSATQLSPSQTQSGAESFASATPQHFTPNIIVLNKPLLNSSLGTSSLHQTHVTPTINLLEENQQPSNNGSVTEVEATAVDDEEVVEDDVDIISSSSPGLVSNSSLVQQSSVPKAGSTEGSGVQKKQVVTFSQEPSTKAGELKIKISDVLSGSNKELSSGLTSKNVADGQKIITLDTATEIGGLSTGCKVYANIGEDTYDIVIPVKGDSEEGEAKPDDTPKKSGEESPKGKRMKVKHDDHYELIVDGRVYYICIVCKRSYACLTSLRRHFNVHSWEKKYPCRYCDKVFALAEYRTKHELHHTGERRYQCLTCGKSFINYQITISHIRSVHSQDPSGDTKLYRLHPCRSLQIRQYAYISDRPSSVPGISQGGVVYRVGSGKDGTEGTASNSPAKQITWDDIFVPQGNETIFKQNPSEGSTEFEFVIPESY, via the exons ATGGACGCGCGCACAGCGGCGGCGGAAG gaatggaggggaaaaaacttATTTCTGCAACAGACACACAATATTCTAGTGTGCTCCTTCAGTCTTTGAATGAACAACGTGGCCATGGACTTTTTTGTGATGTTACAGTCATTGTGGAAGACCGGAAATTTCGAGCTCACAGAAACATCCTTTCAGCCTCAAGCACATATTTTCACCAGCTTTTCTCAGTGGCTGGTCAAGTGGTTGAATTGAGCTTTGTTAGAGCAGAAATTTTTGCAGAAATTCTCAATTATATTTATAGTTCCAAAATAATCAGTGTCCGGTCTGATTTACTTGATGAACTGATTAAatcagggcaggagctgggtgttAAATTCATAGCTGATCTGGGCATCCCTCCAGCTGAAGGCAAGAATGTGCCCAGCGAGGTCAAAGACAGTGCTTCAAAATCTTCAGCTTCTAGTCCAAATCAAAGAGATGCTGAAACACAGGTGACTGTAATCAGGCCAGAGGGTCAAGAGGCAGCAGATGGGATGCCAGTTATAACACAGTCATTCTCCTTACATGGCATAGAATATGAGACTACAAAAATTACAGTGAGCGATTCagatgaggaggatgatgatgtCATTTTTTGTTCTGAGATCGTTCCTCCAAAAGAATGTactaaagacaaaaatgctGCAAGCCAGAACCAGCCTTGCTCAAGTCCAGCTGGAGCTTCTGACCAAAAATCCTGTGGCAGTGGTGGCTCTCCCCATTTGACaaacagcccagcagctcagaaCCTCACTTTGTCTGCCACTCAGCTGAGCCCGAGCCAAACACAGTCAGGTGCTGAATCATTTGCCTCGGCAACGCCGCAGCATTTTACTCCTAATATCATCGTGCTGAACAAGCCTCTGCTTAACTCCTCACTCGGTACCAGCTCCTTGCATCAAACACATGTCACTCCTACAATTAATTTACTTGAGGAGAACCAGCAGCCATCCAATAATGGCTCCGTAACTGAAGTGGAAGCAACGGCTGTTGATGATGAAGAGGTTGTTGAAGATGATGTCGATATCATCAGCTCCTCTAGTCCTGGTTTGGTCAGCAACAGCTCTTTGGTTCAGCAATCTTCTGTTCCTAAGGCAGGGAGCACTGAAGGATCAGGTGTACAGAAAAAACAGGTTGTTACATTTTCCCAAGAGCCATCTACTAAAGCTGgagaattgaaaataaaaatctcagaTGTCCTTTCTGGAAGCAACAAGGAATTAAGTTCGGGTCTAACATCAAAGAATGTGGCAGATGGGCAGAAAATCATAACATTAGATACAGCAACTGAAATAGGAGGCTTATCCACAGGCTGTAAGGTGTATGCAAATATTGGCGAGGACACCTATGACATAGTCATCCCTGTGAAGGGTGACTCTGAGGAAGGGGAAGCCAAGCCCGATGACACACCCAAAAAGTCTGGTGAGGAATCTCCAAAGGGGAAACGCATGAAAGTGAAGCACGACGACCACTACGAGCTCATAGTGGACGGCAGAGTCTACTACATCTGCATCGTGTGCAAGAGGTCCTACGCGTGCCTGACCAGCCTGCGGAGACATTTCAACGTGCACTCCTGGGAGAAGAAGTACCCCTGTCGCTACTGTGACAAAGTCTTTGCCCTCGCAGAGTATCGCACCAAGCACGAACTGCACCACACCGGGGAGCGGAGGTACCAGTGCTTGACGTGCGGCAAATCTTTCATCAACTACCAGATCACCATCTCCCACATCAGATCCGTGCACAGCCAGGACCCCTCTGGGGACACCAAGCTGTACCGGCTGCacccctgcaggtccctgcagATCCGGCAGTACGCCTACATCAGCGACCGCCCCAGCAGCGTCCCGGGCATCAGCCAGGGGGGAGTTGTCTATCGGGTTGGCTCAGGGAAGGATGGCACTGAGGGAACAGCCTCCAACTCTCCAGCCAAACAAATCACCTGGGATGACATTTTCGTTCCACAGGGAAATGAAAcgatttttaaacaaaacccgTCAGAGGGAAGTACTGAATTTGAGTTTGTGATACCAGAATCTTACTGA
- the ZBTB33 gene encoding transcriptional regulator Kaiso isoform X2: protein MEGKKLISATDTQYSSVLLQSLNEQRGHGLFCDVTVIVEDRKFRAHRNILSASSTYFHQLFSVAGQVVELSFVRAEIFAEILNYIYSSKIISVRSDLLDELIKSGQELGVKFIADLGIPPAEGKNVPSEVKDSASKSSASSPNQRDAETQVTVIRPEGQEAADGMPVITQSFSLHGIEYETTKITVSDSDEEDDDVIFCSEIVPPKECTKDKNAASQNQPCSSPAGASDQKSCGSGGSPHLTNSPAAQNLTLSATQLSPSQTQSGAESFASATPQHFTPNIIVLNKPLLNSSLGTSSLHQTHVTPTINLLEENQQPSNNGSVTEVEATAVDDEEVVEDDVDIISSSSPGLVSNSSLVQQSSVPKAGSTEGSGVQKKQVVTFSQEPSTKAGELKIKISDVLSGSNKELSSGLTSKNVADGQKIITLDTATEIGGLSTGCKVYANIGEDTYDIVIPVKGDSEEGEAKPDDTPKKSGEESPKGKRMKVKHDDHYELIVDGRVYYICIVCKRSYACLTSLRRHFNVHSWEKKYPCRYCDKVFALAEYRTKHELHHTGERRYQCLTCGKSFINYQITISHIRSVHSQDPSGDTKLYRLHPCRSLQIRQYAYISDRPSSVPGISQGGVVYRVGSGKDGTEGTASNSPAKQITWDDIFVPQGNETIFKQNPSEGSTEFEFVIPESY from the coding sequence atggaggggaaaaaacttATTTCTGCAACAGACACACAATATTCTAGTGTGCTCCTTCAGTCTTTGAATGAACAACGTGGCCATGGACTTTTTTGTGATGTTACAGTCATTGTGGAAGACCGGAAATTTCGAGCTCACAGAAACATCCTTTCAGCCTCAAGCACATATTTTCACCAGCTTTTCTCAGTGGCTGGTCAAGTGGTTGAATTGAGCTTTGTTAGAGCAGAAATTTTTGCAGAAATTCTCAATTATATTTATAGTTCCAAAATAATCAGTGTCCGGTCTGATTTACTTGATGAACTGATTAAatcagggcaggagctgggtgttAAATTCATAGCTGATCTGGGCATCCCTCCAGCTGAAGGCAAGAATGTGCCCAGCGAGGTCAAAGACAGTGCTTCAAAATCTTCAGCTTCTAGTCCAAATCAAAGAGATGCTGAAACACAGGTGACTGTAATCAGGCCAGAGGGTCAAGAGGCAGCAGATGGGATGCCAGTTATAACACAGTCATTCTCCTTACATGGCATAGAATATGAGACTACAAAAATTACAGTGAGCGATTCagatgaggaggatgatgatgtCATTTTTTGTTCTGAGATCGTTCCTCCAAAAGAATGTactaaagacaaaaatgctGCAAGCCAGAACCAGCCTTGCTCAAGTCCAGCTGGAGCTTCTGACCAAAAATCCTGTGGCAGTGGTGGCTCTCCCCATTTGACaaacagcccagcagctcagaaCCTCACTTTGTCTGCCACTCAGCTGAGCCCGAGCCAAACACAGTCAGGTGCTGAATCATTTGCCTCGGCAACGCCGCAGCATTTTACTCCTAATATCATCGTGCTGAACAAGCCTCTGCTTAACTCCTCACTCGGTACCAGCTCCTTGCATCAAACACATGTCACTCCTACAATTAATTTACTTGAGGAGAACCAGCAGCCATCCAATAATGGCTCCGTAACTGAAGTGGAAGCAACGGCTGTTGATGATGAAGAGGTTGTTGAAGATGATGTCGATATCATCAGCTCCTCTAGTCCTGGTTTGGTCAGCAACAGCTCTTTGGTTCAGCAATCTTCTGTTCCTAAGGCAGGGAGCACTGAAGGATCAGGTGTACAGAAAAAACAGGTTGTTACATTTTCCCAAGAGCCATCTACTAAAGCTGgagaattgaaaataaaaatctcagaTGTCCTTTCTGGAAGCAACAAGGAATTAAGTTCGGGTCTAACATCAAAGAATGTGGCAGATGGGCAGAAAATCATAACATTAGATACAGCAACTGAAATAGGAGGCTTATCCACAGGCTGTAAGGTGTATGCAAATATTGGCGAGGACACCTATGACATAGTCATCCCTGTGAAGGGTGACTCTGAGGAAGGGGAAGCCAAGCCCGATGACACACCCAAAAAGTCTGGTGAGGAATCTCCAAAGGGGAAACGCATGAAAGTGAAGCACGACGACCACTACGAGCTCATAGTGGACGGCAGAGTCTACTACATCTGCATCGTGTGCAAGAGGTCCTACGCGTGCCTGACCAGCCTGCGGAGACATTTCAACGTGCACTCCTGGGAGAAGAAGTACCCCTGTCGCTACTGTGACAAAGTCTTTGCCCTCGCAGAGTATCGCACCAAGCACGAACTGCACCACACCGGGGAGCGGAGGTACCAGTGCTTGACGTGCGGCAAATCTTTCATCAACTACCAGATCACCATCTCCCACATCAGATCCGTGCACAGCCAGGACCCCTCTGGGGACACCAAGCTGTACCGGCTGCacccctgcaggtccctgcagATCCGGCAGTACGCCTACATCAGCGACCGCCCCAGCAGCGTCCCGGGCATCAGCCAGGGGGGAGTTGTCTATCGGGTTGGCTCAGGGAAGGATGGCACTGAGGGAACAGCCTCCAACTCTCCAGCCAAACAAATCACCTGGGATGACATTTTCGTTCCACAGGGAAATGAAAcgatttttaaacaaaacccgTCAGAGGGAAGTACTGAATTTGAGTTTGTGATACCAGAATCTTACTGA
- the TMEM255A gene encoding transmembrane protein 255A isoform X2, producing the protein MRQSLTQQRPAGVALPDSVGSFNRRKRNSLYVTVTLLIVSVLILTVGLAATTRTQNVTVGGYYPGVILGFGSFLGIIGSNLIENKRQMLVASIVFISFGVIAAFCCAIVDGVFAARHIDLRPLYAGRCQYYSKSTTPPEAVCHPQRRAPCTPKIKTNTCFCCDLYNCGKVEISGGYYEYIDVSSCQDIIHLYHLLWSATILNIVGLFLGIITAAILGGFKDMTPSLPTLNCSVENAHPSVTYYSRPQVTSYNSYYHSTPHLPPYSAYDFQHSSVFPASTPSGLSDDPQALSPSPSYMWASNAPPRYSPPYFPPFEKPPPYTP; encoded by the exons ATGCGGCAGTCCCTGACTCAGCAGCGCCCGGCCGGCGTGGCCCTGCCCGACTCCGTGG gGTCATtcaatagaagaaaaagaaattccctCTACGTAACTGTGACTCTCCTCATTGTGTCAGTGTTGATTCTAACGGTGGGCCTAGCTGCTACAACAAGAACCCAAAATGTGACTGTTGGAGGTTATTACCCAGGGGTTATT CTTGGTTTTGGGTCGTTCCTTGGAATAATCGGATCAAACTTGatagaaaacaaaagacaaatg ctGGTTGCATCGATCGTCTTCATCAGCTTTGGTGTGATCGCCGCGTTCTGCTGTGCCATTGTGGACGGCGTCTTTGCTGCCAGACACATC GACCTGCGGCCGCTGTACGCGGGGCGCTGTCAGTACTACTCCAAGAGCACCACCCCACCTGAg GCGGTCTGTCACCCACAGCGCCGTGCCCCCTGCACACcgaaaataaaaaccaacacCTGCTTCTGCTGTGACCTGTACAACTGTGGGAA AGTAGAGATTTCTGGAGGGTACTATGAGTACATTGAtgtcagcagctgccaggacatCATCCACCTTTACCACTTGCTCTGGTCGGCAACAATTCTGAACATAGTGGGGCTGTTCCTAGGGATCATTACAGCAGCAATACTTGGAGGCTTTAAAGACATG ACTCCTTCCCTCCCTACGCTGAACTGCAGTGTTGAGAATGCACACCCTTCAGTGACCTACTACTCCAGGCCACAGGTGACATCCTACAACTCCTACTACCACAGCACTCCTCACCTGCCTCCCTACTCTGCTTATGACTTTCAG CATTCCAGCGTGTTTCCAGCCTCCACTCCTTCTGGCCTCTCGGATGACCCCCAGGCCCTGTCACCATCCCCCAGCTATATGTGGGCCTCCAATGCACCCCCTCGTTACTCACCACCCTATTTCCCACCTTTTGAGAAGCCACCACCTTACACGCCATAA